A genomic stretch from Patagioenas fasciata isolate bPatFas1 chromosome 8, bPatFas1.hap1, whole genome shotgun sequence includes:
- the ZMIZ1 gene encoding zinc finger MIZ domain-containing protein 1 isoform X4, producing the protein MQPPMNSMSSMKPTLSHSDGSFPYDSVPWQQNTNQPPGSLSVVTTVWGVTNTSQSQVLGNPMANANNPMNPAGNPMASGMTTSNPGINSPQFAGQQQQFSAKAGSTQPYIQQGMYGRPNYPGSGGFGGSYPGGPNTPAGMGIPPHTRPPADFTQPAAAAAAAAVAAAAATATATATATVAALQETQNKDMNQYGPVCSSFQMGPTQAYNNQFMNQPGPRGPASMPGNMNPASMGAGMTPSSMSGPPMGMNQPRPPGMSPFSTHGQRMPQQAYPGPRPQSLPIQGIKRPYPGEPNYGNQQYGPNSQFPNQPGQYPTPNPPRPLTSPNYPGQRMPSQQNTGQYPPPTVNMGQYYKPSRPVPVANYPHSPVPGNPTPPMTPGSNIPPYLSPNQDVKPPFPPDIKPNINALPPPPNAKGKVHTFSPSSIPANHNDELRLTFPVRDGVVLEPFRLEHNLAVSNHVFHLRPTVHQTLMWRSDLELQFKCYHHEDRQMNTNWPASVQVSVNATPLTIERGDNKTSHKPLHLKHVCQPGRNTIQITVTACCCSHLFVLQLVHRPSVRSVLQGLLKKRLLPAEHCITKIKRNFSSVAASSGNATLNGEDGVEQTAIKVSLKCPITFRRIQLPARGHDCKHVQCFDLESYLQLNCERGTWRCPVCNKTALLEGLEVDQYMWGILNAIQNSEFEEVTIDPTCSWRPVPIKSDIHIKDDPDGIPSKRFKTMSPSQMIMPNVMEMIAALGPGPSPYPSLPPPPGGNNSTEYGNQGNSYQGHGNFDFPHGNPGGTSMNDFMHGPQLSHPPDMPSSMAALDKPLSHPMQESIPHPGSTDQSHTSMQQGLHVPHPSSQSGQPLHHSGPPTQQSRQPPPAASSNHPHSDLTFNPSSALEGQAGGQGAPDMPEPSLDLLPELTNPDELLSYLDPPDLPSNSNDDLLSLFENN; encoded by the exons CAGTATGGGGTGTGACTAACACCTCTCAAAGCCAG GTGCTGGGAAATCCAATGGCAAATGCCAACAACCCTATGAACCCAGCAGGGAACCCCATGGCTTCTGGGATGACCACCAGCAACCCCGGAATCAATTCCCCTCAGTTtgcggggcagcagcagcagttctcGGCCAAGGCCGGCTCCACTCAACCCTACATACAGCAGGGCATGTATGGGCGGCCCAACTACCCTGGGAGCGGAGGCTTCGGCGGCAG TTACCCTGGAGGCCCAAATAcccctgcaggaatggggatCCCCCCACACACGAGGCCGCCAGCCGATTTTACCCAGCCAGCTGCAGCGGCTGCCGCTGCTGCAGTCGCGGCTGCAGCTGCTACTGCCACAGCTACAGCTACAGCCACTGTGGCCGCCCTTCAGGAAACGCAGAATAAGGACATGAACCAGTATGGACCG GTTTGTTCCTCTTTCCAGATGGGTCCAACCCAGGCTTACAACAACCAGTTTATGAACCAGCCTGGTCCTCGTGGCCCTGCTTCTATGCCAGGCAACATGAACCCAGCAAGCATGGGAGCAGGAATGACGCCTTCCAGCATGAGCGGGCCACCCATGGGCATGAACCAGCCCCGGCCACCTGGGATGAGTCCCTTCAGCACCCACGGACAGAGGATGCCTCAGCAAGCCTACCCAGGCCCACGCCCCCAGTCCTTGCCCATACAGGGCATAAAGAGACCGTACCCAGGAGAG CCGAATTATGGAAACCAGCAGTATGGACCAAATAGCCAGTTTCCAAACCAGCCTGGTCAGTACCCCACTCCCAACCCTCCAAGACCCCTTACGTCTCCCAACTACCCGGGACAGCGGATGCCAAGCCAGCAAAACACAGGGCAGTACCCTCCTCCTACGGTCAACATGGGGCAGTACTACAAG CCATCGAGGCCTGTACCTGTGGCAAATTACCCTCATTCACCTGTTCCAGGAAACCCCACGCCACCTATGACTCCAGGGAGCAATATTCCTCCATATCTGTCACCCAACCAGGATGTCAAACCACCATTCCCACCCGACATTAAACCAAATATCAATGCTTTACCACCGCCTCCAA ATGCTAAAGGGAAAGTTCacactttctctccctcttcgaTCCCAGCCAACCACAATGACGAGCTGCGTCTGACGTTTCCCGTGAGGGACGGAGTTGTGCTGGAGCCCTTCCGGCTGGAGCACAACCTGGCCGTCAGTAACCACGTCTTTCACTTACGGCCGACTGTTCATCAGACACTGATGTGGAG GTCTGACTTGGAATTACAGTTCAAGTGCTATCACCACGAAGACAGACAAATGAACACAAACTGGCCAGCATCAGTCCAGGTCAGCGTTAATGCAACCCCACTTACCATCGAGCGTGGTGACAACAAGACATCTCATAAACCTCTGCACCTAAAGCACGTCTGCCAGCCAGGAAGAAACACGATTCAAATTACAGTCACAGCATGCTGTTGT tCACACTTGTTCGTGTTGCAGTTGGTACACCGGCCATCAGTTCGCTCCGTACTTCAAGGTCTACTAAAGAAGCGCCTCCTCCCAGCAGAACATTGTATCACTAAGA TCAAGAGGAACTTCAGTAGCGTAGCAGCTTCCTCTGGCAACGCGACACTAAATGGGGAAGATGGAGTAGAGCAAACTGCGATTAAAGTGTCTCTGAAGTGTCCGATCACATTCCGGCGGATTCAGCTCCCAGCAAGGGGTCACGATTGCAAGCACGTACAA TGCTTTGATCTGGAATCTTACTTGCAACTGAACTGTGAAAGAGGAACCTGGAGGTGTCCAGTATGCAA taaaacTGCTCTGCTGGAGGGCTTGGAGGTTGACCAGTATATGTGGGGTATTCTGAACGCTATACAAAA CTCAGAGTTTGAAGAAGTTACCATTGATCCAACTTGCAGTTGGAGGCCGGTCCCTATAAAGTCAGATATTCACATCAAAGATGACCCAGATGGCATTCCCTCAAAAAGATTTAAGACCATGAGTCCAAGCCAGATGATCATGCCAAATGTGATGGAGATGATTGCAGCTTTGGGTCCTGGCCCATCACCTTACCCATCCCTACCCCCTCCTCCAGGAGGCAACAACTCCACCGaatatggtaaccaag GCAACAGTTACCAAGGTCATGGCAATTTCGACTTCCCACACGGGAATCCTGGTGGCACGTCTATGAATGACTTCATGCATGGGCCACAGCTGTCACATCCCCCAGACATGCCAAGCAGCATGGCAGCTCTCGACAAACCTCTCAGCCACCCCATGCAGGAATCT ATCCCTCATCCCGGCAGCACTGATCAGTCCCATACTTCCATGCAGCAAGGTTTGCACGTCCCTCACCCCAGCAGCCAGTCAGGGCAGCCATTACATCACAGCGGGCCTCCTACCCAGCAGTCCCGGCAGCCGCCCCCGGCCGCTTCTAGCAACCATCCACACAGTGACCTGACCTTTAATCCCTCCTCAGCCTTAGAGGGTCAGGCTGGTGGACAGGGAGCACCCGACATGCCGGAGCCCTCGCTGGAT CTGCTTCCAGAACTCACAAATCCAGATGAGCTACTTTCGTACCTGGATCCTCCTGATTTGCCAAGCAATAGCAATGATgaccttctgtctctctttgagaaCAACTGA
- the ZMIZ1 gene encoding zinc finger MIZ domain-containing protein 1 isoform X5: MANANNPMNPAGNPMASGMTTSNPGINSPQFAGQQQQFSAKAGSTQPYIQQGMYGRPNYPGSGGFGGSYPGGPNTPAGMGIPPHTRPPADFTQPAAAAAAAAVAAAAATATATATATVAALQETQNKDMNQYGPVCSSFQMGPTQAYNNQFMNQPGPRGPASMPGNMNPASMGAGMTPSSMSGPPMGMNQPRPPGMSPFSTHGQRMPQQAYPGPRPQSLPIQGIKRPYPGEPNYGNQQYGPNSQFPNQPGQYPTPNPPRPLTSPNYPGQRMPSQQNTGQYPPPTVNMGQYYKPSRPVPVANYPHSPVPGNPTPPMTPGSNIPPYLSPNQDVKPPFPPDIKPNINALPPPPNAKGKVHTFSPSSIPANHNDELRLTFPVRDGVVLEPFRLEHNLAVSNHVFHLRPTVHQTLMWRSDLELQFKCYHHEDRQMNTNWPASVQVSVNATPLTIERGDNKTSHKPLHLKHVCQPGRNTIQITVTACCCSHLFVLQLVHRPSVRSVLQGLLKKRLLPAEHCITKIKRNFSSVAASSGNATLNGEDGVEQTAIKVSLKCPITFRRIQLPARGHDCKHVQCFDLESYLQLNCERGTWRCPVCNKTALLEGLEVDQYMWGILNAIQNSEFEEVTIDPTCSWRPVPIKSDIHIKDDPDGIPSKRFKTMSPSQMIMPNVMEMIAALGPGPSPYPSLPPPPGGNNSTEYGNQGNSYQGHGNFDFPHGNPGGTSMNDFMHGPQLSHPPDMPSSMAALDKPLSHPMQESIPHPGSTDQSHTSMQQGLHVPHPSSQSGQPLHHSGPPTQQSRQPPPAASSNHPHSDLTFNPSSALEGQAGGQGAPDMPEPSLDLLPELTNPDELLSYLDPPDLPSNSNDDLLSLFENN, encoded by the exons ATGGCAAATGCCAACAACCCTATGAACCCAGCAGGGAACCCCATGGCTTCTGGGATGACCACCAGCAACCCCGGAATCAATTCCCCTCAGTTtgcggggcagcagcagcagttctcGGCCAAGGCCGGCTCCACTCAACCCTACATACAGCAGGGCATGTATGGGCGGCCCAACTACCCTGGGAGCGGAGGCTTCGGCGGCAG TTACCCTGGAGGCCCAAATAcccctgcaggaatggggatCCCCCCACACACGAGGCCGCCAGCCGATTTTACCCAGCCAGCTGCAGCGGCTGCCGCTGCTGCAGTCGCGGCTGCAGCTGCTACTGCCACAGCTACAGCTACAGCCACTGTGGCCGCCCTTCAGGAAACGCAGAATAAGGACATGAACCAGTATGGACCG GTTTGTTCCTCTTTCCAGATGGGTCCAACCCAGGCTTACAACAACCAGTTTATGAACCAGCCTGGTCCTCGTGGCCCTGCTTCTATGCCAGGCAACATGAACCCAGCAAGCATGGGAGCAGGAATGACGCCTTCCAGCATGAGCGGGCCACCCATGGGCATGAACCAGCCCCGGCCACCTGGGATGAGTCCCTTCAGCACCCACGGACAGAGGATGCCTCAGCAAGCCTACCCAGGCCCACGCCCCCAGTCCTTGCCCATACAGGGCATAAAGAGACCGTACCCAGGAGAG CCGAATTATGGAAACCAGCAGTATGGACCAAATAGCCAGTTTCCAAACCAGCCTGGTCAGTACCCCACTCCCAACCCTCCAAGACCCCTTACGTCTCCCAACTACCCGGGACAGCGGATGCCAAGCCAGCAAAACACAGGGCAGTACCCTCCTCCTACGGTCAACATGGGGCAGTACTACAAG CCATCGAGGCCTGTACCTGTGGCAAATTACCCTCATTCACCTGTTCCAGGAAACCCCACGCCACCTATGACTCCAGGGAGCAATATTCCTCCATATCTGTCACCCAACCAGGATGTCAAACCACCATTCCCACCCGACATTAAACCAAATATCAATGCTTTACCACCGCCTCCAA ATGCTAAAGGGAAAGTTCacactttctctccctcttcgaTCCCAGCCAACCACAATGACGAGCTGCGTCTGACGTTTCCCGTGAGGGACGGAGTTGTGCTGGAGCCCTTCCGGCTGGAGCACAACCTGGCCGTCAGTAACCACGTCTTTCACTTACGGCCGACTGTTCATCAGACACTGATGTGGAG GTCTGACTTGGAATTACAGTTCAAGTGCTATCACCACGAAGACAGACAAATGAACACAAACTGGCCAGCATCAGTCCAGGTCAGCGTTAATGCAACCCCACTTACCATCGAGCGTGGTGACAACAAGACATCTCATAAACCTCTGCACCTAAAGCACGTCTGCCAGCCAGGAAGAAACACGATTCAAATTACAGTCACAGCATGCTGTTGT tCACACTTGTTCGTGTTGCAGTTGGTACACCGGCCATCAGTTCGCTCCGTACTTCAAGGTCTACTAAAGAAGCGCCTCCTCCCAGCAGAACATTGTATCACTAAGA TCAAGAGGAACTTCAGTAGCGTAGCAGCTTCCTCTGGCAACGCGACACTAAATGGGGAAGATGGAGTAGAGCAAACTGCGATTAAAGTGTCTCTGAAGTGTCCGATCACATTCCGGCGGATTCAGCTCCCAGCAAGGGGTCACGATTGCAAGCACGTACAA TGCTTTGATCTGGAATCTTACTTGCAACTGAACTGTGAAAGAGGAACCTGGAGGTGTCCAGTATGCAA taaaacTGCTCTGCTGGAGGGCTTGGAGGTTGACCAGTATATGTGGGGTATTCTGAACGCTATACAAAA CTCAGAGTTTGAAGAAGTTACCATTGATCCAACTTGCAGTTGGAGGCCGGTCCCTATAAAGTCAGATATTCACATCAAAGATGACCCAGATGGCATTCCCTCAAAAAGATTTAAGACCATGAGTCCAAGCCAGATGATCATGCCAAATGTGATGGAGATGATTGCAGCTTTGGGTCCTGGCCCATCACCTTACCCATCCCTACCCCCTCCTCCAGGAGGCAACAACTCCACCGaatatggtaaccaag GCAACAGTTACCAAGGTCATGGCAATTTCGACTTCCCACACGGGAATCCTGGTGGCACGTCTATGAATGACTTCATGCATGGGCCACAGCTGTCACATCCCCCAGACATGCCAAGCAGCATGGCAGCTCTCGACAAACCTCTCAGCCACCCCATGCAGGAATCT ATCCCTCATCCCGGCAGCACTGATCAGTCCCATACTTCCATGCAGCAAGGTTTGCACGTCCCTCACCCCAGCAGCCAGTCAGGGCAGCCATTACATCACAGCGGGCCTCCTACCCAGCAGTCCCGGCAGCCGCCCCCGGCCGCTTCTAGCAACCATCCACACAGTGACCTGACCTTTAATCCCTCCTCAGCCTTAGAGGGTCAGGCTGGTGGACAGGGAGCACCCGACATGCCGGAGCCCTCGCTGGAT CTGCTTCCAGAACTCACAAATCCAGATGAGCTACTTTCGTACCTGGATCCTCCTGATTTGCCAAGCAATAGCAATGATgaccttctgtctctctttgagaaCAACTGA